From Pseudomonas sp. StFLB209, a single genomic window includes:
- a CDS encoding NAD(P)-dependent oxidoreductase has protein sequence MTFKVGVIGLGNMGGGMAATLAGKGFDVRGFDLSPAALAQAQDKGVKPVAARDELIKAVDVLILSLPKAEHVEAVCLGEQGIIELGREGLVVIDTTTSTPEASRKVAAALRDKGIAFMDAPVSGGPKGAATGSMSMVIGGDEADLAKVMPVLEAMSGSRVHIGSCGAGNVAKIANNMLAAAHLITTAEAVSMAAKAGVDPEKLLQGLNAGSGRSGASQVMFPTWVLNKAYDSGFSMGLMRKDVGLASDLAASMDLDLPLARTVAQLWQDSSATLPDGADFCCIVQRTDNALFGREE, from the coding sequence TATGGGCGGCGGCATGGCGGCCACGCTGGCCGGCAAGGGATTCGATGTACGAGGCTTCGACCTGTCGCCTGCCGCATTGGCCCAGGCGCAGGACAAAGGCGTCAAGCCGGTTGCGGCACGTGACGAGTTGATCAAGGCCGTTGACGTGCTGATCCTGTCGTTGCCCAAGGCCGAGCATGTCGAGGCGGTGTGCCTGGGTGAGCAAGGCATCATCGAACTGGGCCGCGAGGGCCTGGTGGTGATCGACACCACCACCTCAACGCCGGAGGCCAGCCGCAAAGTGGCGGCGGCGCTGCGCGACAAAGGCATTGCGTTCATGGATGCACCAGTATCTGGCGGCCCCAAAGGCGCAGCCACCGGCAGCATGTCGATGGTCATCGGCGGCGACGAAGCAGACTTGGCCAAGGTCATGCCGGTGCTCGAAGCCATGAGCGGCAGCCGTGTGCACATTGGTAGCTGTGGCGCCGGCAACGTGGCCAAGATCGCCAACAACATGCTCGCCGCCGCGCACCTGATTACCACCGCCGAAGCCGTGAGCATGGCCGCCAAGGCCGGTGTAGACCCGGAAAAACTCCTGCAGGGCCTCAATGCCGGCTCCGGGCGCAGTGGCGCCAGCCAGGTGATGTTTCCGACCTGGGTGCTGAACAAAGCCTATGACTCAGGTTTCAGCATGGGCCTGATGCGCAAGGATGTGGGGCTGGCCAGCGATCTTGCAGCAAGTATGGATCTCGACCTGCCGCTGGCACGCACCGTTGCGCAGCTATGGCAAGACAGCAGCGCCACCCTGCCCGACGGCGCAGACTTCTGCTGCATCGTGCAGCGCACCGACAACGCCCTGTTTGGCCGTGAGGAATAA
- a CDS encoding aldehyde dehydrogenase family protein yields the protein MSMHKIIELMQPFWGDRQVIASYVGGEFIAGHGTPIEVRNAHDDSLMLSYPDADQSLVEVASNAAGTAQQQWWAMTAQARGRAMYQVGAQIRQHSEALAQIESLSANKPIRDAQVEVAKVAEMFEYYAGWADKLHGEVIPVPTSHLNYVTYEPLGTVLQITPWNAPVFTCGWQVAPAIAAGNAVILKPSELTVLSSLVIGVLVERAGVPKGLVNVVAGFGHSIGQQLIAGADIRKVVFVGSPATGRHIASAAAQRCIPAVLELGGKSANIVFADADLDVALRGAQAAIFSGAGQSCVSGSRLLVQASIFDKFTQALASAAQQFVVGDPSDPQTQIGPINNPKQYSHVKTMVERALQDGAQLVGEGAEPVPARPGYYINPTVLSGHNALHCAQEEIFGPVVVAIPFEDEAEAIRIANDSRFGLAGAVWTRDVGRAHRVAKQVRAGTFWINGYKTIHVSSPFGGYGESGYGRSSGLDALREYSEVKSVWVETAAIPAASFGYGASLE from the coding sequence ATGAGCATGCACAAGATTATCGAGTTGATGCAGCCGTTCTGGGGCGATCGTCAGGTCATCGCCAGTTATGTTGGCGGTGAGTTCATTGCGGGCCACGGCACCCCGATTGAAGTGCGCAACGCCCACGACGACAGCCTGATGCTGAGCTACCCCGATGCCGATCAGTCACTGGTCGAGGTCGCCAGCAACGCCGCCGGCACCGCTCAGCAACAATGGTGGGCAATGACCGCCCAGGCCCGTGGCCGCGCCATGTACCAGGTCGGCGCGCAGATTCGCCAGCACAGCGAGGCGTTGGCACAGATCGAGTCGTTGAGCGCCAACAAGCCGATCCGGGACGCGCAGGTCGAAGTGGCCAAGGTCGCCGAGATGTTCGAGTACTACGCCGGCTGGGCCGACAAACTGCACGGTGAAGTGATTCCGGTGCCGACCTCGCACCTCAACTACGTCACCTATGAACCACTTGGCACGGTACTGCAGATCACCCCATGGAATGCGCCGGTGTTCACCTGCGGCTGGCAGGTCGCACCGGCAATCGCCGCCGGTAACGCGGTGATCCTCAAGCCTTCGGAGCTGACCGTGCTGTCGTCGCTGGTCATCGGCGTGCTGGTCGAGCGTGCCGGTGTACCCAAGGGCCTGGTCAACGTGGTGGCCGGTTTCGGCCATAGCATCGGTCAGCAATTGATTGCCGGCGCCGATATCCGCAAGGTGGTGTTCGTCGGCTCGCCGGCCACCGGCCGCCACATTGCCAGCGCCGCTGCACAGCGCTGCATCCCGGCGGTGCTGGAGCTGGGCGGCAAGTCAGCCAATATCGTATTCGCCGACGCCGATCTCGACGTGGCGCTGCGTGGCGCCCAGGCAGCGATCTTCTCCGGCGCCGGGCAAAGCTGCGTGTCCGGCTCGCGGCTGCTGGTCCAGGCCTCGATCTTCGACAAGTTCACCCAGGCGCTGGCCAGTGCCGCGCAGCAATTTGTGGTCGGTGACCCAAGCGATCCGCAGACCCAGATCGGCCCGATCAATAACCCCAAGCAGTACAGCCATGTGAAAACCATGGTCGAGCGTGCCTTGCAAGACGGCGCACAGTTGGTGGGCGAAGGTGCCGAACCGGTTCCTGCACGACCCGGCTACTACATCAACCCCACGGTATTGTCAGGTCACAACGCCCTGCACTGTGCCCAGGAAGAAATCTTCGGCCCGGTGGTGGTAGCGATTCCCTTCGAAGACGAGGCCGAGGCCATCCGCATCGCCAACGACAGCCGTTTCGGCCTCGCTGGCGCGGTCTGGACCCGCGATGTCGGGCGAGCCCACCGCGTGGCAAAACAGGTCCGGGCTGGCACGTTCTGGATCAACGGCTACAAGACCATCCATGTCAGCTCGCCGTTTGGTGGCTATGGTGAAAGCGGCTATGGTCGCTCTTCGGGGCTGGATGCCTTGCGCGAATACAGTGAAGTGAAAAGCGTCTGGGTCGAAACAGCTGCCATCCCGGCGGCCAGTTTCGGCTACGGCGCGAGCCTGGAGTAA
- a CDS encoding M20 aminoacylase family protein — translation MTISAKLIDDATVWRRQFHAAPELGFHEVQTSERVASLLESFGIEVHRGLGGTGVVGVLRNGEGPAIGIRADMDALPIQELGQCAHRSTHQGCMHACGHDGHTAILLATARHLSETRRFSGTVYLVFQPAEENLGGAQKMIEDGLFERFPMQAIYGLHNWPGVPAGKVLVNPGPMMASLDTFEIVLTGKGSHAAMPDRGFDPIVAAAELILGLQTITSRRLSPLDSAVISVTQINAGEAINVLPETATLRGTVRCLQTPVREKVQQLIGEFVEQLPAAFGVHGALSYNVGYPVTENHPTEAQIVCQAAQSALGESNVQFGCNPSMASEDFAFMLQACPGAYIWMGVDGQQPSAALHNPYYDFNDQVIEPGVAVWTALVEQNLPAR, via the coding sequence ATGACTATTTCAGCCAAATTGATCGACGACGCCACCGTGTGGCGGCGTCAGTTTCATGCCGCGCCCGAACTGGGCTTTCATGAAGTGCAGACCAGCGAGCGGGTCGCCAGCCTGCTGGAGAGTTTCGGGATCGAGGTGCATCGTGGCCTGGGTGGCACCGGGGTGGTCGGCGTGCTGCGCAACGGTGAAGGGCCGGCGATTGGCATTCGCGCCGACATGGACGCCTTGCCGATCCAGGAACTGGGCCAGTGCGCGCACCGCTCGACCCATCAGGGCTGCATGCATGCCTGCGGCCATGACGGGCATACCGCGATCCTGCTGGCCACCGCCCGGCACTTGAGCGAGACGCGCCGCTTCAGCGGCACTGTTTATCTGGTGTTCCAGCCGGCTGAAGAGAACCTGGGCGGTGCCCAGAAGATGATCGAAGACGGCCTGTTCGAGCGTTTTCCGATGCAAGCCATTTATGGCCTGCACAACTGGCCCGGGGTGCCGGCCGGCAAGGTGCTGGTCAATCCGGGGCCGATGATGGCCTCGCTGGATACCTTTGAAATTGTCCTGACCGGCAAGGGCTCGCATGCGGCAATGCCCGACCGTGGCTTCGATCCGATTGTCGCGGCGGCCGAACTGATTCTCGGCTTGCAGACCATCACCTCCCGGCGCCTGTCACCGCTGGACAGTGCGGTGATCAGTGTCACCCAGATCAATGCGGGGGAAGCGATCAACGTGCTGCCGGAAACCGCCACGCTGCGTGGAACCGTACGCTGCCTGCAAACCCCGGTGCGTGAAAAGGTCCAGCAACTGATTGGCGAATTCGTCGAACAGTTGCCCGCCGCCTTTGGCGTGCACGGTGCGCTGAGCTACAACGTCGGGTATCCGGTCACCGAAAACCACCCGACTGAGGCGCAGATAGTGTGCCAAGCAGCGCAGTCTGCGTTGGGCGAAAGCAACGTACAGTTTGGTTGCAACCCTTCAATGGCCTCGGAAGACTTCGCCTTCATGCTACAAGCCTGCCCCGGTGCTTACATCTGGATGGGCGTCGATGGTCAACAGCCTTCAGCCGCCCTGCATAACCCCTACTACGACTTCAACGACCAGGTCATCGAGCCCGGCGTTGCGGTCTGGACCGCCCTGGTCGAACAGAACCTGCCGGCTCGCTGA